A single genomic interval of Camelina sativa cultivar DH55 chromosome 11, Cs, whole genome shotgun sequence harbors:
- the LOC104721693 gene encoding uncharacterized protein LOC104721693 isoform X2 produces the protein MLCFSLNKSLGRYCIIRKFMDRWSGKRAIEVRPDSKKGVGVGFRERLISNHCKVPFSSDEKKSMNFTRFVGCSDKKQKSILSTYRSSPNGKEVIGTSSKVCASSSSSLKTEKQPFSEVSMDSSESSRGSENEAETDILKVSLGRDARRVNNKLVYGKVKKPEAECSNLPSSSRIKRGFRQRFGLSKHESHPGSSDQSTSANQGCSPLLSGVIPSGFGLDKRFSRKVDTINKRNVYGESSSSSTSARGKDVTEPPAEVRRHPRGSVSGSRRDRHRILNDENDVALVGSQRNRSNSHIRFSNRGNGRDGLTSIRPTEMSQTETSNNLNSPVSFDVFSGFQDSFRSYNLDGISEILPELDRIEQDIELNYEDLLIMETGLLLGGLSFHDQHRDMRLDIDNMSYEELLALEERIGTVSTALTEEAISKCLKTSIYQMKTSSYGSITKSSSDYKEDAKCSICQEEYTIGDEVGRLHCEHTYHVKCVQEWLRMKSWCPICKATAETSSK, from the exons ATGCTTTGTTTCTCTCTGAATAAATCTTTAGGGAG GtattgcatcattagaaagttCATGGATAGGTGGTCGGGTAAAAGAGCCATTGAGGTGCGACCTGACTCTAAGAAGGGGGTTGGTGTTGGTTTCAGAGAGAGACTTATCAGCAATCATTGCAAGGTTCCTTTTTCTAGTGATGAGAAAAAATCTATGAACTTTACTCGGTTTGTTGGCTGCTCAGATAAGAAACAGAAATCTATTTTGTCTACATACCGCTCTTCGCCAAACGGGAAGGAAGTAATTGGAACTTCCTCTAAGGTTTGTGCCTCTAGCTCCTCTTCTTTGAAAACTGAGAAGCAACCGTTCTCTGAGGTGTCCATGGATTCATCAGAGAGCAGCAGAGGTAGCGAAAACGAGGCAGAGACAGATATCTTGAAAGTTTCTCTTGGTAGAGATGCAAGGAGAGTTAACAATAAACTTGTTTATGGAAAAGTTAAAAAACCTGAAGCCGAATGCTCAAACTTGCCATCAAGCTCAAGAATCAAGAGAGGTTTTAGGCAgagatttgggttgagcaagcATGAGTCTCATCCTGGTTCCTCTGACCAGTCAACATCTGCAAACCAAGGATGCAGCCCTTTGTTATCTGGTGTCATTCCAAGTGGTTTTGGATTGGACAAAAGATTCAGTCGGAAGGTAGATACAATCAATAAGAGAAACGTTTATGGAGAAAGCAGTTCTAGCTCGACCTCAGCTAGGGGGAAGGATGTCACAGAACCACCAGCTGAAGTGAGACGTCATCCAAGAGGTTCTGTTTCCGGTAGTAGACGGGATAGACACCGTATTTTGAATGATGAAAACGATGTTGCTCTAGTTGGGAGTCAGAGAAATAGAAGTAATAGTCACATTAGATTCTCAAACAGAGGGAATGGTAGAGATGGTTTAACCTCTATCAGGCCAACAGAGATGTCTCAGACTGAAACATCAAACAATCTCAATTCTCCTGTCTCTTTCGATGTGTTCTCTGGTTTTCAAGACAGTTTTCGCAGCTACAATTTAGATGGAATCTCCGAG ATTCTGCCAGAACTTGATAGGATCGAACAAGATATTGAGCTTAATTATGAG GATCTGCTTATCATGGAGACAGGTTTACTTCTTGGTGGACTAAGCTTCCATGACCAACACCGAGACATGAGGCTTGACATCGATAACATGTCATATGAG GAACTGTTAGCTCTAGAAGAGAGGATTGGTACAGTAAGCACTGCTCTCACAGAGGAAGCAATATCAAAGTGCTTGAAAACAAGCATCTATCAGATGAAAACTTCAAGTTATGGGTCTATCACCAAAAGTTCTAGTGATTATAAGGAAGATGCCAAATGCAGCATCTGCCAG
- the LOC104721693 gene encoding uncharacterized protein LOC104721693 isoform X1, which translates to MLCFSLNKSLGRYCIIRKFMDRWSGKRAIEVRPDSKKGVGVGFRERLISNHCKVPFSSDEKKSMNFTRFVGCSDKKQKSILSTYRSSPNGKEVIGTSSKVCASSSSSLKTEKQPFSEVSMDSSESSRGSENEAETDILKVSLGRDARRVNNKLVYGKVKKPEAECSNLPSSSRIKRGFRQRFGLSKHESHPGSSDQSTSANQGCSPLLSGVIPSGFGLDKRFSRKVDTINKRNVYGESSSSSTSARGKDVTEPPAEVRRHPRGSVSGSRRDRHRILNDENDVALVGSQRNRSNSHIRFSNRGNGRDGLTSIRPTEMSQTETSNNLNSPVSFDVFSGFQDSFRSYNLDGISEILPELDRIEQDIELNYEQDLLIMETGLLLGGLSFHDQHRDMRLDIDNMSYEELLALEERIGTVSTALTEEAISKCLKTSIYQMKTSSYGSITKSSSDYKEDAKCSICQEEYTIGDEVGRLHCEHTYHVKCVQEWLRMKSWCPICKATAETSSK; encoded by the exons ATGCTTTGTTTCTCTCTGAATAAATCTTTAGGGAG GtattgcatcattagaaagttCATGGATAGGTGGTCGGGTAAAAGAGCCATTGAGGTGCGACCTGACTCTAAGAAGGGGGTTGGTGTTGGTTTCAGAGAGAGACTTATCAGCAATCATTGCAAGGTTCCTTTTTCTAGTGATGAGAAAAAATCTATGAACTTTACTCGGTTTGTTGGCTGCTCAGATAAGAAACAGAAATCTATTTTGTCTACATACCGCTCTTCGCCAAACGGGAAGGAAGTAATTGGAACTTCCTCTAAGGTTTGTGCCTCTAGCTCCTCTTCTTTGAAAACTGAGAAGCAACCGTTCTCTGAGGTGTCCATGGATTCATCAGAGAGCAGCAGAGGTAGCGAAAACGAGGCAGAGACAGATATCTTGAAAGTTTCTCTTGGTAGAGATGCAAGGAGAGTTAACAATAAACTTGTTTATGGAAAAGTTAAAAAACCTGAAGCCGAATGCTCAAACTTGCCATCAAGCTCAAGAATCAAGAGAGGTTTTAGGCAgagatttgggttgagcaagcATGAGTCTCATCCTGGTTCCTCTGACCAGTCAACATCTGCAAACCAAGGATGCAGCCCTTTGTTATCTGGTGTCATTCCAAGTGGTTTTGGATTGGACAAAAGATTCAGTCGGAAGGTAGATACAATCAATAAGAGAAACGTTTATGGAGAAAGCAGTTCTAGCTCGACCTCAGCTAGGGGGAAGGATGTCACAGAACCACCAGCTGAAGTGAGACGTCATCCAAGAGGTTCTGTTTCCGGTAGTAGACGGGATAGACACCGTATTTTGAATGATGAAAACGATGTTGCTCTAGTTGGGAGTCAGAGAAATAGAAGTAATAGTCACATTAGATTCTCAAACAGAGGGAATGGTAGAGATGGTTTAACCTCTATCAGGCCAACAGAGATGTCTCAGACTGAAACATCAAACAATCTCAATTCTCCTGTCTCTTTCGATGTGTTCTCTGGTTTTCAAGACAGTTTTCGCAGCTACAATTTAGATGGAATCTCCGAG ATTCTGCCAGAACTTGATAGGATCGAACAAGATATTGAGCTTAATTATGAG CAGGATCTGCTTATCATGGAGACAGGTTTACTTCTTGGTGGACTAAGCTTCCATGACCAACACCGAGACATGAGGCTTGACATCGATAACATGTCATATGAG GAACTGTTAGCTCTAGAAGAGAGGATTGGTACAGTAAGCACTGCTCTCACAGAGGAAGCAATATCAAAGTGCTTGAAAACAAGCATCTATCAGATGAAAACTTCAAGTTATGGGTCTATCACCAAAAGTTCTAGTGATTATAAGGAAGATGCCAAATGCAGCATCTGCCAG
- the LOC104721693 gene encoding uncharacterized protein LOC104721693 isoform X3: protein MDRWSGKRAIEVRPDSKKGVGVGFRERLISNHCKVPFSSDEKKSMNFTRFVGCSDKKQKSILSTYRSSPNGKEVIGTSSKVCASSSSSLKTEKQPFSEVSMDSSESSRGSENEAETDILKVSLGRDARRVNNKLVYGKVKKPEAECSNLPSSSRIKRGFRQRFGLSKHESHPGSSDQSTSANQGCSPLLSGVIPSGFGLDKRFSRKVDTINKRNVYGESSSSSTSARGKDVTEPPAEVRRHPRGSVSGSRRDRHRILNDENDVALVGSQRNRSNSHIRFSNRGNGRDGLTSIRPTEMSQTETSNNLNSPVSFDVFSGFQDSFRSYNLDGISEILPELDRIEQDIELNYEQDLLIMETGLLLGGLSFHDQHRDMRLDIDNMSYEELLALEERIGTVSTALTEEAISKCLKTSIYQMKTSSYGSITKSSSDYKEDAKCSICQEEYTIGDEVGRLHCEHTYHVKCVQEWLRMKSWCPICKATAETSSK, encoded by the exons ATGGATAGGTGGTCGGGTAAAAGAGCCATTGAGGTGCGACCTGACTCTAAGAAGGGGGTTGGTGTTGGTTTCAGAGAGAGACTTATCAGCAATCATTGCAAGGTTCCTTTTTCTAGTGATGAGAAAAAATCTATGAACTTTACTCGGTTTGTTGGCTGCTCAGATAAGAAACAGAAATCTATTTTGTCTACATACCGCTCTTCGCCAAACGGGAAGGAAGTAATTGGAACTTCCTCTAAGGTTTGTGCCTCTAGCTCCTCTTCTTTGAAAACTGAGAAGCAACCGTTCTCTGAGGTGTCCATGGATTCATCAGAGAGCAGCAGAGGTAGCGAAAACGAGGCAGAGACAGATATCTTGAAAGTTTCTCTTGGTAGAGATGCAAGGAGAGTTAACAATAAACTTGTTTATGGAAAAGTTAAAAAACCTGAAGCCGAATGCTCAAACTTGCCATCAAGCTCAAGAATCAAGAGAGGTTTTAGGCAgagatttgggttgagcaagcATGAGTCTCATCCTGGTTCCTCTGACCAGTCAACATCTGCAAACCAAGGATGCAGCCCTTTGTTATCTGGTGTCATTCCAAGTGGTTTTGGATTGGACAAAAGATTCAGTCGGAAGGTAGATACAATCAATAAGAGAAACGTTTATGGAGAAAGCAGTTCTAGCTCGACCTCAGCTAGGGGGAAGGATGTCACAGAACCACCAGCTGAAGTGAGACGTCATCCAAGAGGTTCTGTTTCCGGTAGTAGACGGGATAGACACCGTATTTTGAATGATGAAAACGATGTTGCTCTAGTTGGGAGTCAGAGAAATAGAAGTAATAGTCACATTAGATTCTCAAACAGAGGGAATGGTAGAGATGGTTTAACCTCTATCAGGCCAACAGAGATGTCTCAGACTGAAACATCAAACAATCTCAATTCTCCTGTCTCTTTCGATGTGTTCTCTGGTTTTCAAGACAGTTTTCGCAGCTACAATTTAGATGGAATCTCCGAG ATTCTGCCAGAACTTGATAGGATCGAACAAGATATTGAGCTTAATTATGAG CAGGATCTGCTTATCATGGAGACAGGTTTACTTCTTGGTGGACTAAGCTTCCATGACCAACACCGAGACATGAGGCTTGACATCGATAACATGTCATATGAG GAACTGTTAGCTCTAGAAGAGAGGATTGGTACAGTAAGCACTGCTCTCACAGAGGAAGCAATATCAAAGTGCTTGAAAACAAGCATCTATCAGATGAAAACTTCAAGTTATGGGTCTATCACCAAAAGTTCTAGTGATTATAAGGAAGATGCCAAATGCAGCATCTGCCAG